Proteins encoded in a region of the Vicia villosa cultivar HV-30 ecotype Madison, WI linkage group LG5, Vvil1.0, whole genome shotgun sequence genome:
- the LOC131606034 gene encoding uncharacterized protein LOC131606034 produces the protein MFGWVGGSGPLENWFPSAIICKLENGDLIDFRLDRWLVGGVPLCERFPSLFRFAKSSGSKVNDNGFWISEEVEDEHVEDLIRELGGTTPMVRLDDLFIWWKNSSGYPVKVAYDMLLEGRVRGLRLGGSLVKALDHFWKTKIPSKVLVFGWRLLLDKLPTKVNFSKREILSTPIEIVCPFCGLEEEDSDHLFASCSVTFLWWTKFCDWLGFDTALLPVNIFNRLFLLESFCKSKFMVDTSWLFGMAFCWGVWNCRNGIVFNGVILRDFDTVGMIKFVAWEWFLFFYKVRESILYVAWCVSPNLCIRI, from the exons ATGTTTGGTTGGGTCGGGGGGAGTGGTCCGCTGGAAAATTGGTTTCCTTCAGCTATCATTTGCAAACTTGAGAATGGTGATCTTATTGATTTTCGGTTAGACAGGTGGTTGGTGGGAGGGGTTCCACTTTGTGAGCGGTTTCCTTCTCTTTTCCGTTTTGCTAAGTCCTCTGGTTCAAAGGTGAATGACAACGGGTTTTggatctccg AAGAAGTCGAAGATGAGCATGTGGAGGATCTTATTCGGGAATTAGGTGGGACTACGCCTATGGTTAGGTTGGACGATTTGTTCATTTGGTGGAAAAATTCTTCAGGGTATCCGGTGAAGGTTGCTTATGACATGTTATTGGAAGGGCGAGTTCGGGGTCTAAGGTTGGGAGGCTCTCTTGTGAAGGCGTTGGACCATTTTTGGAAGACCAAAATTCCTAGTAAGGTTTTAGTTTTTGGTTGGAGGCTTTTGCTTGATAAACTTCCAACGAAGGTTAATTTCTCAAAGAGGGAGATTTTGTCAACTCCGATTGAAATTGTGTGTCCTTTTTGTGGGTTGGAGGAGGAAGATTCAGATCATTTATTTGCTTCTTGCTCGGTCACCTTCCTTTGGTGGACTAAGTTTTGTGATTGGCTTGGATTTGATACCGCCTTATTACCGGTTAATATCTTTAATCGTCTTTTTCTTTTGGAGTCGTTTTGCAAGTCCAAGTTTATGGTTGATACTAGTTGGCTCTTTGGAATGGCTTTTTGTTGGGGTGTTTGGAATTGTAGGAATGGTATTGTTTTTAATGGTGTTATTTTGAGGGATTTTGACACGGTAGGAATGATTAAGTTTGTTGCTTGGGAATGGTTTCTCTTCTTTTATAAGGTGCGAGAATCCATTCTTTATGTCGCTTGGTGCGTTAGTCCGAATTTGTGTATTAGGATCTAG
- the LOC131603990 gene encoding alpha-1,3-arabinosyltransferase XAT3-like, which produces MIYNTIFAKSFSRYEQKKLGYGAFVGFLLIVLSLCTVFKPYLVPTHDLNLKLSIGADTKMLMVNDTGGSLKIAKDIVTEILVESTSNSQRMIEDERLVPKNPVNNAKRISPEIAKVEDNATRTLINETSISPTKAEETRKVEQEQQPQCVSEARTEYCQARGDIRVHGNSSSVYVVPQKTNSLAENMSWIIRPYARKTDAFAMSSVRKWSIKASNQVPQCTKNHSIPAVIFSTAGYTGNHFHEFSDIIIPLFLTCKQFNGQVQLIITDKIPWWIPKHQAFLKKLSKYEIMDIDKDDEVHCFPKVIVGLKRYHKELSIDPQKYSYSIKDFRDFLRDSYSLKRVNAIKIRDIDNQIKKPKLLILSRKRSRAFTNINQIAKMAKGLGFKVIVMEAGQNMWSIANVVNSCDVLMGVHGAGLTNILFLPENAIFIQVVPYGGTQVDWLATNDFAKPSEDMNIKYLEYKIKLEESTLIQQYPLDHMIIKDPSSIVKQGWEAFRSVYFDKQNVKLDVNRFRPTLQRALELLHQ; this is translated from the exons atgatttaCAATACAATATTTGCCAAAAGCTTTAGTCGTTATGAGCAGAAAAAGTTGGGATATGGAGCATTTGTTGGCTTCTTGCTCATAGTTCTGAGCCTTTGCACAGTGTTTAAGCCTTACTTGGTTCCTACACATGATT tgAACCTGAAGCTCTCTATTGGTGCTGACACCAAAATGTTGATGGTCAATGACACTGGTGGCTCTCTAAAAATAGCCAAAG ACATTGTAACAGAAATACTTGTTGAAAGCACTAGCAATTCTCAACGTATGATTGAAG ATGAAAGACTTGTACCAAAGAACCCTGTTAATAATGCGAAAAGAATCTCTCCAGAAATAGCTAAAG TTGAAGATAATGCAACAAGGACTCTCATCAATGAAACCAGCATCTCTCCAACAAAAGCTGAag AAACAAGAAAAGTAGAACAAGAGCAACAACCACAATGTGTTTCAGAAGCAAGAACAGAATATTGCCAAGCGCGAGGAGATATCCGAGTGCATGGAAATTCCTCTTCTGTTTATGTTGTGCCACAGAAAACAAACAGCTTGGCTGAAAACATGTCATGGATTATAAGGCCTTATGCTCGGAAGACTGATGCATTTGCAATGAGTAGTGTAAGAAAATGGTCGATTAAAgctagcaaccaagtcccacagtGCACAAAAAATCACAGTATTCCAGCAGTAATATTCTCTACTGCAGGATACACTGGAAACCACTTCCATGAATTCAGTGACATTATCATTCCACTGTTTTTGACTTGTAAACAATTTAATGGACAAGTACAGCTTATCATAACTGATAAGATACCATGGTGGATTCCCAAACACCAAGCATTTCTTAAAAAGCTGTCCAAGTATGAGATTATGGACATTGATAAAGATGATGAAGTGCATTGCTTCCCTAAGGTGATTGTTGGGCTTAAAAGGTATCATAAAGAGCTAAGCATTGACCCCCAAAAGTATTCCTATTCTATCAAAGACTTCAGAGATTTTTTGAGAGACTCGTATTCACTAAAGAGAGTTAATGCAATCAAAATCAGAGATATTGACAATCAAATTAAGAAGCCTAAGCTCCTGATTCTTTCAAGAAAAAGATCAAGAGCCTTcactaatataaatcaaatagcAAAAATGGCTAAAGGGTTGGGTTTCAAAGTAATTGTTATGGAAGCAGGGCAGAACATGTGGAGTATTGCAAATGTTGTGAACTCTTGTGATGTACTAATGGGTGTTCATGGTGCTGGTCTTACTAACATACTTTTCCTTCCTGAAAATGCAATTTTCATTCAAGTTGTGCCGTATGGTGGGACGCAAGTGGATTGGCTTGCCACAAATGATTTCGCAAAGCCCTCAGAGGATATGAATATAAAGTACTTGGAATATAAAATAAAGTTGGAAGAAAGCACTCTTATACAACAATATCCGTTAGACCATATGATTATAAAGGATCCCTCATCAATAGTAAAACAGGGATGGGAAGCCTTTAGGTCAGTGTATTTTGACAAACAAAATGTAAAGCTTGATGTTAATAGATTTAGACCAACATTACAGAGAGCCCTCGAGCTATTGCACCAATAA
- the LOC131603989 gene encoding DExH-box ATP-dependent RNA helicase DExH3-like codes for MPLPMRIRAPVLPYSGIFRTAARHFLTATSLTPTTINLRIRLSTSLTAIHHRYGAPLRYRTFALPLFHQQSSTYGRFAFHDVSSDESDLEFAPPHSQSRPQQQLGDSTLENIDSWRWKLTMLLRNKDEQEVVSNEKKDRRDFLQLETLATRMGLYSRQYAKVVVFSKAPLPNYRPDLDDKRPLREVTLPFGVHREVDTHLLAHLSHKATKRAGSLDDSLHQSRDDGSIPADEGIYGHPEPTSHISVAKEKFLQRKSLQLRHQQQNWQESPEGQKMLEFRRSLPAFKEKDAFLKAVKENQVIVVSGETGCGKTTQLPQYILESEIEAARGALCSIICTQPRRISAISVSERVAAEHGEKLGESVGYKVRLEGMRGRDTRLLFCTTGVLLRRLLVDRSLKGVTHVIVDEIHERGMNEDFLLIVLKDLLPRRPDLRLILMSATLNAELFSSYFDGAPTMHIPGFTFPVRAQFLEDILERTGYRLTPYNQIDNYGQEKSWKMQKQAQSFKKRKSQIVSAVEDALEVADFKGYSLRTKESMSCWNPDSIGFNLIEHVLCHIVKNERPGAVLVFMTGWDDINSLKDQLHAHPLLGDQSRVLLLACHGSMSSSEQKLIFENPEGGVRKIVLATNMAETSITINDVVFVVDCGKAKETSYDALNNTPCLLPSWISKAAARQRKGRAGRVQSGECFHLYPRCVYDAFADYQLPELLRTPLQSLCLQIKSLQLGSISEFLSSALQPPEALSVQNAVEYLKIIGALDENENLTVLGRKLSMLPVEPKLGKMLILGAIFNCLDPILTVVAGLSVRDPFVVPADKKDLAESAKAQFAARAYSDHLALIRAYDGWKDAEAQQAGYEYCWRNFLSSQTLRAIDSLRKQFFHLLKDIGLVGNNSETNNKWSNEEHMLRAVICAGLFPGISSVVNKEKSIALKTMEDGPVLLYANSVNGSVPKIPYPWLVFNEKIKVNTVFLRDSTGVTDSMLLLFGGNISKGGLDGHLKMLGGYLEFFMKPELAKTYSTLKRELEELIQKKLLDPMLDIQSQNELLSAVRLLVSEDNCDGRFVYGHQVLPQLKKAAKSKSGDGFEGDNSKNQLQTFLSRAGHQPPTYKTQQLRNNQFRSTVIFNGLDFVGQPCSSKKLAEKSAAAEAILWLKGDNTHSYGDMGHASVLLKKSNKKSRKKSFSDAKWG; via the exons ATGCCACTACCAATGCGAATTCGAGCCCCCGTACTCCCATACTCCGGCATCTTCAGAACCGCCGCTCGTCATTTCCTAACCGCAACTTCCCTAACTCCAACAACCATAAACCTCCGCATTCGTCTCTCAACTTCCTTAACCGCCATCCACCACAGATATGGCGCGCCTCTCCGATACAGAACCTTTGCTCTTCCGCTTTTTCACCAGCAAAGTTCCACTTACGGCCGTTTCGCATTTCACGACGTCTCCAGCGATGAGTCCGACCTCGAATTCGCTCCTCCTCACTCTCAATCCCGCCCTCAACAACAGTTG GGTGATTCGACACTTGAAAACATTGACTCTTGGAGATGGAAACTCACCATGCTTCTTCGCAATAAAGACGAGCAAGAAGTTGTGTCTAATGAGAAAAAGGACCGTCGTGATTTTCTGCAACTCGAAACTTTAGCTACCAGGATGGGTTTATACAG TCGACAGTATGCAAAAGTTGTCGTGTTTAGCAAGGCTCCTTTGCCAAATTATCGCCCTGATCTTGATGATAAGCGTCCGTTGAGAGAG GTAACCTTACCATTTGGTGTTCATAGAGAAGTAGACACTCATCTTCTTGCTCATCTTTCACATAAGGCTACAAAAAGAGCAGGCTCTTTGGATGATTCCTTGCATCAATCAAGGGATGATGGAAGCATTCCTGCTGATGAAGGGATTTATGGGCATCCAGAACCCACGAGCCATATTAGTGTTGCCAAAGAGAAATTCCTTCAACGAAAAAGTCTGCAACTGCGTCATCAACAACAAAACTGGCAG GAATCTCCCGAAGGGCAAAAGATGCTTGAATTTCGCCGAAGTCTTCCTGCATTCAAAGAGAAAGATGCATTTTTGAAAGCCGTTAAAGAGAATCAG GTCATTGTTGTCTCGGGTGAAACTGGTTGTGGTAAAACTACACAACTTCCTCAATACATATTAGAATCTGAGATTGAAGCTGCACGTGGAGCTCTATGTAGCATAATTTGTACTCAGCCTAGAAGAATATCTGCTATATCTGTTTCTGAAAGAGTTGCAGCAGAACATGGGGAAAAATTGGGAGaatct GTCGGCTATAAAGTTCGGTTGGAGGGTATGAGAGGAAGGGATACTCGTCTTCTTTTTTGCACCACAGGTGTGTTATTGCGGAGACTACTCGTGGATAGAAGTTTAAAAGGTGTAACTCATGTTATTGTTGATGAAATTCATGAACGCGGAATGAATGAAG ATTTTCTTCTCATTGTCCTGAAGGATCTTCTCCCTCGTCGTCCTGATTtgagattaattttgatgagtgcAACTTTAAATGCTGAGCTTTTTTCTTCGTATTTTGATGGTGCCCCAACTATGCATATCCCT GGATTTACTTTTCCAGTTCGAGCACAATTTCTTGAGGATATTCTGGAAAGGACTGGATATCGTTTGACTCCTTATAATCAAATTGATAACTATGGTCAAGAGAAATCATGGAAAATGCAGAAGCAAGCTCAATCtttcaaaaaaagaaagagcCAGATTGTTTCTGCTGTTGAG GATGCATTAGAAGTTGCGGACTTTAAGGGGTATAGCCTACGCACTAAGGAGTCAATGTCCTGCTGGAACCCTGACTCAATTGGTTTTAACCTTATTGAACACGTGCTTTGCCACATTGTTAAGAATGAAAGGCCAGGTgctgttttggtttttatgacTGGTTGGGATGATATAAACTCTTTGAAGGATCAACTCCATGCTCATCCTTTATTAGGTGATCAGAGCCGTGTATTACTTCTTGCATGCCATGGCTCTATGTCCAGCTCAGAGCAG AAATTAATATTTGAAAATCCTGAAGGAGGGGTGAGGAAAATTGTTCTGGCTACTAATATGGCAGAGACTAGTATTACCATCAACGATGTTGTCTTTGTGGTTGATTGTGGAAAAGCAAAAGAGACATCATACGATGCATTAAATAACACTCCTTGTTTGCTTCCATCCTGGATCTCAAAAGCTGCTGCCCGACAG AGAAAAGGAAGGGCTGGTCGTGTTCAATCTGGCGAATGCTTTCATCTTTATCCCAGATGTGTTTATGATGCTTTTGCTGATTATCAACTGCCAGAGCTTTTAAGAACACCATTACAGTCCTTATGTCTACAAATAAAAAGTCTACAACTTGGAAGCATCTCTGAGTTTTTGTCTAGTGCTCTCCAGCCACCAGAGGCCCTTTCG GTTCAAAATGCTGTTGAATATTTGAAGATTATCGGTGCCTTAGATGAGAATGAAAATCTTACAGTTCTAG GGCGCAAGTTGTCAATGCTTCCTGTAGAGCCTAAGCTTGGCAAGATGCTCATCTTGGGAGCTATTTTCAACTGTTTGGATCCCATATTGACTGTTGTTGCTGGGCTTAGTGTGAGAGATCCATTTGTTGTGCCAGCTGACAAGAAGGAT CTTGCAGAATCTGCCAAGGCCCAGTTTGCTGCTCGTGCATACAGTGATCATCTTGCACTTATCCGGGCTTATGATGGATGGAAAGATGCTGAAGCACAGCAAGCTGGTTACGAGTACTGTTGGCGTAATTTTCTTTCTTCTCAAACACTTAGGGCTATTGACTCTCTTCGAAAGCAATTCTTTCACTTGCTCAAAGATATTGGTCTGGTTGGCAACAATTCTGAAACCAACAATAAATGGAGTAATGAGGAGCATATGCTCAGAGCAGTTATCTGCGCGGGTTTGTTTCCGGGAATATCCTCTGTTGTG AATAAGGAAAAGTCAATAGCACTGAAAACAATGGAGGATGGTCCTGTTCTTCTGTACGCT AACTCTGTAAATGGAAGTGTACCCAAAATTCCATACCCATGGTTAGTGTTTAATGAAAAGATTAAAGTGAATACAGTATTCCTTAGGGATTCAACTGGTGTAACTGATTCTATGCTGCTCTTATTTGGTGGGAACATATCCAAAGGTGGACTG GATGGTCACCTAAAAATGTTGGGAGGGTATCTGGAATTTTTCATGAAACCAGAATTAGCCAAGACTTACTCAACTTTAAAGAGGGAACTGGAGGAATTGATACAGAAAAAA CTTCTGGATCCTATGTTAGATATACAATCGCAGAATGAGCTTCTTTCAGCCGTAAGATTGTTGGTATCAGAGGACAACTGCGATGGCAGATTTGTGTATGGTCACCAGGTCCTACCACAGTTGAAGAAGGCAGCGAAATCCAAAAGTGGTGATGGATTCGAGGGTGATAATTCTAAAAATCAGCTTCAAACATTCCTTAGCAGAGCTGGACATCAGCCACCGACTTACAAAACACAGCAACTGAGAAACAACCAATTCCGTTCTACTGTCATATTCAATGGCTTGGATTTTGTTGGCCAGCCATGCAGCAGCAAAAAACTAGCTGAAAAATCTGCTGCTGCTGAGGCTATTCTATGGTTAAAAGGAGATAATACCCACTCATATGGTGATATGGGTCATGCATCTGTGCTGTTGAAGAAAAGCAACAAAAAAAGTAGGAAAAAATCGTTTAGTGATGCTAAATGGGGTTAA
- the LOC131603991 gene encoding T-complex protein 1 subunit delta-like, with product MAAPPHRSSKTESYTDNKRKDDVRQSNIIAARSVANAVRTSLGPKGMDKMISTSSNEVIITNDGATILHKMQVLQPAAKMLVELSKSQDSAAGDGTTTVVVIAGALLEKCLLLLSHGIHPTVISDSLHKASLKAVDILTAMAVPVELSDRESLVKSASTSLNSKVVSQYSSLLAPIAVDSVLSVVDSDKPNMVDLRDVKIVKKLGGTVDDTELVKGLVFDKKVSHAAGGPTRMENAKIAVIQFQISPPKTDIEQSIVVSDYSQMDRILKEERSYILGMIKKIKATGCNVLLIQKSILRDAVTDLSLHYLAKAKILVIKDVERDEIEFITKTLNCLPIANIEHFRVEKLGYADLVEELSLGDGKIVKISGIKDMGKTTTVLVRGSNALVLDEADRSLHDALCVVRCLVAKRFLIAGGGAPEIELSRQLGAWAKVLHGMEGYCIRAFAEALEVIPYTLAENAGLNPIAIVTELRNRHAQGEINAGINVRKGQITNILEENVVQPLLVSTSAITLATECVRMILKIDDIVTVR from the coding sequence ATGGCGGCTCCACCACACCGTTCCTCCAAAACCGAATCCTACACTGACAACAAACGCAAAGATGACGTCCGTCAATCCAACATCATCGCCGCTCGCTCCGTCGCCAACGCCGTCCGCACCAGTCTCGGTCCCAAAGGTATGGACAAAATGATCTCCACCTCTTCCAATGAAGTCATCATCACCAACGACGGCGCCACCATTCTCCACAAGATGCAGGTCCTCCAACCCGCCGCTAAGATGCTCGTCGAACTCTCCAAATCTCAAGACTCCGCCGCTGGTGATGGTACCACCACCGTCGTCGTCATCGCCGGCGCGCTTCTCGAGAAATGCCTCCTCCTTCTCTCTCATGGCATCCATCCTACCGTGATCTCCGATTCACTTCATAAAGCCTCTCTCAAAGCTGTTGATATCCTCACTGCCATGGCTGTCCCGGTCGAACTCTCCGACCGTGAGTCTCTCGTCAAATCGGCAAGCACTTCGCTTAACAGCAAGGTTGTTAGTCAGTACTCTTCGCTCCTCGCTCCCATCGCCGTCGACTCGGTTCTCTCTGTCGTGGATTCTGATAAACCTAACATGGTTGATCTCCGTGATGTTAAGATCGTGAAGAAGCTCGGTGGGACTGTTGATGATACTGAGCTTGTGAAGGGTTTGGTGTTTGATAAGAAAGTTAGTCATGCTGCTGGTGGACCTACTCGTATGGAGAATGCGAAGATTGCTGTGATTCAGTTTCAGATTTCGCCTCCCAAGACTGATATTGAACAGAGTATtgtggtgagtgattattctcagaTGGATAGGATTTTGAAGGAAGAGAGGAGTTATATTTTGGGTATGATTAAGAAGATTAAAGCGACAGGTTGTAATGTGTTGTTGATTCAGAAGAGTATTTTGAGAGATGCTGTTACTGATTTGTCTTTGCATTACCTTGCTAAAGCTAAGATTTTGGTGATTAAGGATGTTGAACGCGACGAGATTGAGTTCATTACCAAGACTCTTAATTGTTTGCCTATTGCTAATATTGAACATTTTCGTGTTGAGAAGTTGGGTTATGCTGATCTTGTGGAGGAGCTTTCTCTTGGGGATGGGAAGATTGTGAAGATTTCGGGGATTAAGGATATGGGAAAGACCACGACCGTGCTTGTTCGTGGATCCAATGCGCTTGTGCTTGATGAGGCTGACAGGAGTCTGCATGATGCTCTGTGTGTTGTTAGGTGTTTGGTTGCGAAGAGGTTTTTGATAGCTGGTGGTGGTGCGCCGGAGATAGAGTTGTCTAGGCAATTGGGTGCTTGGGCGAAGGTGTTGCATGGAATGGAGGGTTACTGCATTCGTGCATTTGCTGAGGCACTTGAAGTCATTCCTTATACTTTGGCTGAGAATGCTGGCTTGAATCCGATTGCGATTGTTACTGAGCTGAGGAATCGTCATGCGCAGGGTGAGATAAACGCTGGAATCAATGTGAGGAAAGGTCAAATTACAAACATCCTGGAAGAGAATGTGGTGCAGCCTCTGCTTGTAAGCACAAGCGCTATCACCTTGGCAACAGAGTGTGTGCGGATGATTTTGAAGATTGATGATATTGTCACTGTGAGGTAG
- the LOC131606033 gene encoding uncharacterized protein LOC131606033 — MVGDDLVDIEALAVNHSLVSNRVWEVVHSKESILCQKARSIWLKEGDSNTRFFHKVVKHSNRRNSVVGLNGITEEVDLAKLSLEDSMGLEVPFLEEEVRDVIWNSDGDKSPGLDGFNMGFYKICWPFLKKDILNFVNEFFECAILPKAVTASFLSLIPKHVSYFGKVVSVKNEEGDRMGFGERWRRWMEALVFNSSMLILVNESPTKDFVVSRGLHQGDPLSLFLFLLVAKGLTVLMNRASSLGDYVGFKVGHDVHFEILQFPHDTLLIGDGSWNNMWSAKAILRGFELVSGLRVNLSKIRFVGLKLEPCFIQAASTFLNCMVGSYSFSFLGIPVGFNHRRREVWRPVVSKLRKMLESLRFRHLSIVGGWCF, encoded by the exons ATGGTTGGTGATGATCTGGTGGACATTGAAGCTTTGGCCGTCAATCATTCTTTGGTTTCGAATAGAGTTTGGGAGGTGGTTCATTCTAAGGAGAGCATTCTTTGCCAAAAAGCGAGATCTATTTGGCTTAAGGAAGGAGATTCCAATACTCGTTTCTTTCACAAGGTTGTGAAACATAGCAATAGGAGGAATTCGGTTGTAGGTTTGAATGGGATTACGG AAGAGGTGGATTTAGCAAAGTTGTCTTTGGAGGATTCCATGGGTTTGGAGGTGCCTTTCTTGGAAGAGGAAGTGAGGGATGTGATTTGGAATTCTGACGGGGATAAAAGTCCGGGTCTTGATGGCTTTAATATGGGATTTTATAAGATTTGTTGGCCATTTTTGAAGAAAGATAtcttgaactttgttaatgagTTTTTCGAGTGTGCTATTCTTCCTAAAGCGGTTACGGcttcttttctttctctaatTCCGAAG CATGTATCGTATTTTGGCAAAGTTGTTAGcgtaaagaatgaagaaggtgataG GATGGGTTTTGGTGAAAGATGGAGGAGATGGATGGAAGCGTTGGTTTTTAATAGCTCTATGTTGATTCTTGTCAATGAGAGTCCGACTAAAGACTTTGTTGTTTCTCGTGGTCTTCATCAAGGGGATCCGCTTtctctgtttctttttcttttagtgGCGAAAGGCTTGACGGTGTTGATGAATAGAGCTTCGAGTTTGGGTGATTATGTTGGGTTTAAAGTTGGTCATGATGTGCATTTTGAGATCCTTCAATTCCCACATGATACGCTCTTGATTGGCGATGGGTCGTGGAATAACATGTGGAGCGCTAAGGCTATTCTAAGGGGATTTGAGTTGGTTTCCGGTCTTAGAGTTAATTTGTCTAAAATCCGATTTGTGGGGCTTAAATTGGAGCCGTGTTTTATTCAAGCGGCTTCAACCTTCCTTAATTGTATGGTGGGATCTTATTCCTTCTCTTTCCTGGGGATTCCGGTTGGGTTCAATCATAGGAGGAGGGAAGTGTGGAGGCCGGTGGTGTCGAAGTTGCGGAAAATGTTGGAATCTTTGAGATTTAGACACTTATCGATTGTGGGAGGGTGGTGCTTTTAA